In Thermodesulfovibrio thiophilus DSM 17215, the genomic window CGCAAAACCAGCAAGATCATATTCATTTTCTTTATAAAAACCCGGCAACTCTGCTGTCTCTCCACCTATCAGAGCACAACCTGACTCTTTACAACCCTGCACAATTCCTTTTATAACATCAGAAGCCTTTTCTGCCTTCAATTTTCCTGTAGCAAAATAATCAAGAAAAAATAAAGGTTCTGCACCAACTGTTAAAATATCATTCACACACATTGCAACAAGATCAATTCCAATGGTATCATGCCTGTCAGCTTCAAAGGCAATTTTTAACTTTGTTCCCACTCCATCTGTTCCACTTACAAGCACTGGTTCTTTATATTTTTTAGTGTCAAGCTTAAAAAGTCCTGCAAACAGTCCGAATTTCCCGGTAACTTCTTTTCTGAACGTAGTCTTAACCAGAGGAGAAATCATACTCACAAATCTATCTGCTTCTTCAATATCAACTCCTGCCTGTTTATAGGTAATGCTCATATAACCTTCCTTATTTTCATACTTATATCCACTGCTTTTGCTGAATGTGTTAAACAACCCACAGATATGAAATCAACACCGGTTAAAGCTACATCCCTCACATTTTCAAGACTGACACCCCCTGATGCTTCAAGTAAAACCCTGCCTTTTGCAATCCTAACAGCTTTTTTCATTGACTCAATGTCCATATTATCAAGCATCACAATATCCGCATTTGCGGATATTGCTTCTTCAAGCTCTTCAAAATTCTTTACCTCAACCTCAATCTTCTGATAAACAGCTGAGTTTTTAGCTTTCAATACAGATTCCTTTACAGATCCTGCTATTTTTATATGGTTATCTTTTATCAATATCGCATCATATAAAGCAAATCTGTGATTATAACCACCACCAGTTTTTACAGCATATTTTTCCATGAATCTTAATCCTGGAGTCGTTTTTCTTGTATCAAGAATTTTTACAGGAATTCCTTCTATTTTTTCAATAAACTGTTTTGTTAGCGTGGCAATTCCTGAAAGCCTCTGAAGTATATTTAATGCAATTCTTTCACCGGCAAGCAAAAACATTGCATTGCCTGTCAGAGAAGCAACCACCTTTCCCTTTTCAATAAAATCACCATCTTTACAGTGTTCTTCAATATAAATATCTGATGAACTGAAATAATCAGCAAGTATGGAAAAAAATCTTTTCACAAATGGCATCCCTGCAAGAATCATATCTTCCTTGCATATAATTTCTGCATGCACATTGAGATTTTCAGAAACAAGAATTTGAGAGGTTATATCTCCAGTACCTATATCCTCTATAATGGCGAGATTTAAAACTTCATCAACAAGTTGATTGAATATCATTTCTTAAGGAAAAGCCTTAAAAGTCCGTAAACTCCTCCAGCAACTAAACTGACAGATAGTGCGCTTTTCCAGTCAAATAAAGTTGTAACATTGCCTTCTATATTTTTACCTATAACAATTACACTTGCAGAATTTTTAACCTCCACATTGCTGCCAATTACTATACCTGCTGCTGACTTCTTCACCTCTGCTTTTGTCTTGCCTATTGACATAGGACAGATTGAAGCATTGATTTCAGCATGTTCTGCAAGTGAAACACCGGTTATGCACTGATTGAGGGATAGTTTATTTGCTCTGACAATTCCTATTGCTCCCTGTGTAACTTCAGCTTTTTCAGAATCAATGCTCAATGCACATATCTGCTGCATTTCCGCATTACCCGCTTCAACTGCTTTAATTGTGCTCTGCTTTATGTTTAAAAACTCAGTTTCCAGTATATCTATACTCTGACCTTCAATATCAATTTTTTGTTCCATTGTTGTACCTCCTAATTTATTAATTCTTCAAGAACTGACACGTTTTCTTTTATTTTATCACTTTTAATTAAAAGTTCCTCATACTTTTCTTTATCCTTGTTCACAACATCCTGCGGAGCATTTTTTATAAAGTCCTCATTCATCAGCTTTTTATTGAGAAAAGAGATTTCCTGATCCATTTTCTGAAGTTCCTTCAAAAGTCGTTTTTTCTCCTGTTCAATATCAATCAATCCCTTAACAGGTATATAAATCTCAAAATCTTTTTTAACTGATATTGCAGAACCCTTTTGCCTGACTATATCCTTTCCTATCGTCAAATTCTTTGCCCTGGCAAGTTTCAAAATAAATTGATTTCCCTCATGAAGAATTCCCTCAGCTTCTGAGCTGAGAGATTTAATATACACATCAAGAGTTATTGATGGAGCAATGTTCAGCTCTCCACGAATACTTCTGATACCTGTCACCGCATCCATAATATATCTCATCTTTTTCAGAGATTCTTCGTCTTTTTTTATAGAATCCGATCCAGGATATGAAGAAATCATTATGGATTCAGTTTTACCAAGGATATTAAACCATATTTCCTCTGTCACAAATGGCATAAATGGATGAAGAAGCTTTAAAACAGTTTCAAAAACATAAAAAAGACAGTTAATCGTATCTTTTGCTTCATCGCTCTCAGAATACAGAACAACTTTCGACAACTCAATATACCAGTCACAGAATTCATGCCAGAGAAATTGATATACTGTATTGGCTGCATCATTGAATCTGTAAGCTTCAAGTGCTTTATTGGTTTCATCTATTGTCTCAGAAAGACGTGATAAAATCCATTTATCCTTGAATGATTTCATATCATCCACAGTAATGCTTTCCTCAGTTCTTAAATGCTGGAAACTCATTATA contains:
- the nadC gene encoding carboxylating nicotinate-nucleotide diphosphorylase, which translates into the protein MIFNQLVDEVLNLAIIEDIGTGDITSQILVSENLNVHAEIICKEDMILAGMPFVKRFFSILADYFSSSDIYIEEHCKDGDFIEKGKVVASLTGNAMFLLAGERIALNILQRLSGIATLTKQFIEKIEGIPVKILDTRKTTPGLRFMEKYAVKTGGGYNHRFALYDAILIKDNHIKIAGSVKESVLKAKNSAVYQKIEVEVKNFEELEEAISANADIVMLDNMDIESMKKAVRIAKGRVLLEASGGVSLENVRDVALTGVDFISVGCLTHSAKAVDISMKIRKVI